Sequence from the Phragmites australis chromosome 11, lpPhrAust1.1, whole genome shotgun sequence genome:
GAAAGTAGAACAAGAGGCTCTCACAGGCTACTTTGTAAGGACACTAGTAAAACAAGCACAAGCATCTCTTCTGGATCCTCTCAATTTCACTGAATTTGGTCTACTCCAATATCCCAAAATAAAGAAGTTAATTCGACACAAAAGGTTGTTTCTAAACTGCATAGCTGCACGATAGAGACGAATAGCTGCTCCATCTTCTGCCAATGGGTGTATATATGCTGCTGCTATGGTCTGCAATGGGCCTACACACTATTTCTGTTTCACTGTCATACCGTTAGAGTGCTACTTGCAACCTACTTCTACTGTTGTGTAAAAATCTGTCATTGATTACTCCACAATGGAACACTTTCTATTGGCATACCTATCGTGTTTGTTTGGGAAAGTTGGAACAAATCAGAAAATAATGTACTTCCTCCGTCTCGAATCTAAGGGCGGGTTCGACTCGTTGCACTCTCCAAAAGTAATCTTTTTCAATCATGAAGTCTACATTGATGGTCGAGTTTATATCTTACAATTAGTCTGCACCTTATAAACAAAAACAGAGGGAGATTACAGTAACAAAGCACTTAAAACCAACAAGAGATTTCTATGGAACTGATTGCCTTTGTCTTAACTAATTCTAGATTACACAGCTTTCACCCAAACAGAAACATGGATGCACAGCAAACTAGCAAAGACCATATAGAAGTGAAGAAATCATGCCAAAAGAAAAATACTGTTTAAAGTATTACACGGATGTTCTCAACCGAACATGGTTATTAAGCATCACGCCGAAATAAGCATGTTGTATTGTACAATACAACTTTTTACAATGCGCAATCTACAAGCTGCTTTTCACAACCctcagctgaaacaaacagtcgCAAaacttatagttttttttttttacaacaacCAGTTCATACGTAAGCTTAAACATGTCCAGGATGGGCAGCGTGCCATCTATGTTCTCTTGTTTTTGTTGCCGACGAGCAAGACGATGTAGAACAGGGCCCTGAAGAAGAAGCCCCAAGCTACGGTCACGAGCAGGCACTTCCATTTTCCAATATCTGTGACAGCCTGCTGAGCCAGCACGTCGGCGCCGGTGGTGACGCAGGTGTTGGCCGTTATATTGTTGCCCAGCGTGGCGCTGATGGCGTTGAGCACCTTCACCTTGACGGCCTCCGGCATCCGGCCTACGGGCGTCCCGTCGAACATCTCCACTCCGCGAGAGAAGCAGCGCGACGCATCCCTGAATTCGTTCTGAAGCACAGCCTGGTAGGGATACTTGACCAGGGATAGGTAATGGAACCAAATCCAGTAGTGAGGGATGCGGTCGCGGTTGATGAAGAAGCCGGAGAACAGGAGGAAGTACGCTAAGATGGCGACGACCACCGTGTAGCCCAGCATGACGTGCGGCACCACGGCGGAGAGGAAGGTGACGAAGCCGCTGCCGGCCCAGAAGGATGCCAGCACGATGAGCACGAAGAAGAGGAacgaggcgccgccgccggcgagtcCCACCGCCCAGAAGGTGGTGGCCACGAAGGCGAGCGACAGGAGCACGAGCGGCGGGAACGCGACGACGGCGTTGGCGAGCACGTAGGAGATGCGGCGGTAGGCGTTGTGCGCCGTCTCGCGCAGGTAGATGTGGCGCTCCTGCACGAACACCGGCAGCGCGTCGGCGCACACGTAGAACATGGTGGACATTCCCATGGCGAAGAAGCCCAGCCGCTCCTGGACGCCCTTGGGCGTGTCGTCGAGGCGCCAGAATATGGTCGCCAGGATGAACCCCGTCACCATGATCGTGCCGAGGCGCATCACGAAGAGCTCCGGCATGCGCCCCGTGTTGGTGAAAGACCGCTTTATCAGCACCCACACCTCCGTACACGGCGGGTTCGCGAACGTCGGTACTGAGCCGTTCACCGCGCCCCCCGACCCGCTCCCGGCAACCAGCTTCCCCCTGGACACGCTCTCCGCGATGGCGTGCTCCAGGGGCATCGTCGACATGAGCTTGTTGTCCATGTCGGCTGAGGCCTGCTGCCACTTCGTGTTGAAGtcggcgagcgcggcggcgcCGTCTTGCTGGCGCTCGAACTCGCGGATGGTGTCGAGCGCGAACTCGGCGGGGTTCTCGTTGTCAGGGATGGGCGCGCCGAACTCGGCGAAGAAGGGCTTGAGGCCGGCGGGCGTACCGGCGTAGACTGTGCAGCCGCGCGAGAGGAGCAGGAGGCGGTCGAGGATGCCGAGGATGCGCGCGCTGGGCTGGTGGATGGTCATGATGACGACGCTGCCACTCTGCGCGATCCGGCGGAGCACCTGCACCACCATGAAGGCGCTCGCCGAGTCCAGCCCGGAGGTGGGCTCGTCCAAGAACAGCAAGATCGGGTCATGGATGATGTCCGTCCCGATCGACACGCGACGGCGCTCGCCTCCGGACACCCCGCGGTGGCCCTCGTCGCCGATGATGGTGTCCGCGGCGCGGGAGAGGCCGAGCTGGTCGATGAGCGCGTCCACACGCGCGCGCTTCTTGTCGGGGGAGAGCGCGCGCGGGAGGCGGAACTCGGCGGCGAAGAGCAACGTCTCGCGCACGGTGAGCATCGGGTACAGCAGGTCGTCCTGCATGACGTAGGCGGAGATGGCGCGGAGCCGGCGCCCGTGGAGCGGCTCCCCGTTGAGCGTGACGCTCCCGCGGAGGCTCTCCCTCGCGATCCGCCCCGCCAGCGCGTCCACCAGCGTCGACTTGCCCGACCCGCTGGCGCCCATGACGGCGAACAGCTCCCCCTCGCGCGCCTCGCCGGAGATGCCGTCGAGCAGCGTCTTGGTGTTCCCGGACTCGAACGGCGGCGCGTCCGCGGACGTCAGGCGGTTGCTGGGCCGCGACGACAGGCAGCCCAGGCCACCGCCCTTCTTGACGCTGTACGAGAGATCGGTGAAGTTGAGCACGTACGGGACAGGCGCGAGCGGCTGCGTGGCCTCGTCGGCGGCGTCGATGTCGACCGCGGCGTGGCCGGAGGTCGCCATGTGTTGCGTCACTTGGGGCGAGAGGCTTGGTTTGGCGTGTCGTTGTGGGGAGGAGGGCGTGTTTACTTATAGAAGGACGCGGCGGGGACACTGCGAGCTCCGATTCCTACTTCGGTACCAGTCGGAGTAGGACACCGGCGACGACCGATCGTCCACGGTTTTTCTTCTTGCCTCGTTGTTTCTTCCTTCTTGATATTTTCTAGTAACGTAAGATTACAAGGTATTTAGCCAAAAACTGTGGTGCTTAGTATACTCTTATTTGTGTTTAGGTTAGCAATTACTTTTCGTCTCCAACTTTACACGGGCTTACTGAGAAACtatttggtaaagtttcagCTAAAAAAATCTTAGAGTTTGAGTGAgcgattttttttcatattttatacTTATAATGAATGTGTAGACCATTTTATACTATAAATCTCGGAATttgagctctgccaaacaattctaaatattttagtTTTTAACAGATAGCACCCTCACTATAAAAACCATCAACCTTAATCTGTCTACAgttttagctctaaaaatttttaGAGCCAGTGATAACCCATTTCAAAAATTCTATCTAGCTCCCAAACACTCTTAACAAAGAGCACCAagggtgaaaaaaaattaattgatCCACCCTCCCTCGTTTACTCAAGACAATTAATTTTTTGCCACCTTACGAGTGACAATTCTGCTCTCTCATCTAATTCACTGACTGTGAGTTAAGATGATAAATTATTGATCACTCACTTAGAAATGTAACAAAAAATTAATTGATCCACCCTGGCGACGGAAACCATCAACCTCCCTAGTTTAACCGCTGACAACCAATAGACACAAGTCACACAACATGCGCTAGTGTAGACGTAGGAGCGGTTGTTGTAGCGGTTATGGCGAGTCCACCGAGTCATGTGACAGACGAGTACATCATCCAGGACGATCACGGCCTCAACGCTACGCTCAGCCGTAGTCTGCCAACTGCTAGCTCCTTTTGTGACGCGGTAAGGTAACGCCTATAAAACTGAAACTCGTAGAGCAGCAAGGACAAGACTCGGCCAACGATTGCGAGTCGAGGGCAGAAAATTCTCGTGCAACAACTCTGTCCGTGCGTGCATCTTCAATTTATTCTCAGTCATGGCATGGCATTGCTGCCTGTTGAATTCCCTCCCACAGCTCTGAAATGCAGTATCCAGAGGTCGAGACTGACAATACTGACGCAGCACTTCACAGCTATCAGGCTGAGCATCAACAGGACACACATCGTGCGACTTACTCACTTATTCAGAACACGCAGCCTAATAACAAGTTCACTTATCTCCGTTCCAAACCAAGCATAGCTCGAGACAACAAATCCTTCAGGTTTCTACCTCACAAAACACAGGAAAATAGTCATCGTTTGACAGGGAGCAAACACAGTGTGTTGTGTCTTAAACTGGAAATATAAACGTTACAGCCAAATAGGCGCCCTGCATGTCTGCATCATTACGAACTGGGATGGGGCTTCCAGGTTTTCACGGGGACTCACTTCCTCTTGGGGAACCTTGGcggtcgtcgtcatcatcaccCTTGCCATTGTCCATGGGACTTGCACTACGTTTATCCCTAGGACTTAGGCTGCGTCCATTGGCGGCAGGGTTATCGTCCCCCTCAGATAGGCTCTGGCTTCTGCTCCTGTTGTCCTCCCTCCCATGAGGGGGGCTATCAACATGGTCTGAGCCATTCCGCTCACCATTATCCTTTGGTGGCGGGCTCACTTGATCTCGGGGGCTGGGGCTCCTCGGACTCCGACTTCCGTCAGGCATGGGGCTGCGCTCCTTTCCCTTTGCAGGTGGGGAGGCAGATCGCCTGGGGCTCCTGCTGTAGCTAAGACTCCTTGATCTCCTCTCATCACGATCTCGGCGACCTCCCTTGGGAGATCCAGATAgggatctagatctagatcggCTGAGTATAATAAAAGGACCGTCAAAACAAGCTGgatgacaaaaacaaaaacaccaGATAAACAATAACAAAACAACCAATACAAACAAACAGCAAAAGAGAAATAGGCCAGAGGGAGCTTATTCAGCATACCTATAActctggcttctgcttctgctgtaGCTCCGACTGCGGTCGCGCCCACGGCGTGGAGATGGGGACCGTGAGTAGCTTCTCTCACGCCTGAAGTACACATATTCATCAAGAGCGTTTTTTAAGTAAAGCCGTTAAAGGATAAGCTAAGATACAGCAATCAAACACCAAATAGCATCAGAATGGAGCTGAACAACTGTATCAATAAGCACCTGAGACTCCTTGGACTGTTCTGGCAGTTTCTTTCTATATGACCCCTTTCTCCGCAACGGTAGCATTTGTTCTTCCAGTCACCAGCCTTGCAGTCTCTAGCCCAGTGACCATCAATTCCACAGTTAAAACAGCGACCTGTTCCTGGCGGAGGCCCTCTTCCCATATATTCATGTGAGCCACCTGAACCACGTGGAACCTGCAAGCACAAGTTATTCGGAAGatcataagcaaattcaatatcaAACTACACATGCTCACTCACGGAGTGGCTTAAAAAGATAGGCTAAATATTATAATCAATTCGTTCAGAACTTGTATAACTAAAGAGGCAACTTACCCCTTTAGCAAACTCAACAACAATGCGGCTCCCATCAACATCCCTGCCATCTAGGTTGTATTGTGCATCATCAGCATCACGAGGATCACTGAACTCCTGTTTGGTAATTtggcaagaagaagaaaagcaaaGGCCATGTATGTAAAAAGTATATTTTCCATACAACAAGCATGCTAACATCAGAAAATGTAAGCGTTCCAGAATTAAGCTAAGGGAGGTAAAATTCACGTACAATAAAGGCATAATCGCGCTTCAACTCCACCTCTCGTATTCTGCACAAAGGGTTGCCACAAACAGTAAGCCGACATGAGTCAAGTACTCAGATGCATCACAAACTTGGAACTTCCACTAAAACAGTCAATAATATTACACCAAGGGCGCCCTTCACCAAAGTCCTCCACAAACTTTGGAACAATGGCCACCAAGTCCACCAAGGGCACCCTTCCACCACAGACCTCCCGGTAAAAATCGAAAAACCTTCAACAAGATCAGTCAAGTCAAACACACAATTCCTGGGGGTCAAACTTCTACATTATGCTTAATGAACTAATGAGGTAACAGAAACCACCAAAAACAGAATGGCTTGGAGAGACTCATCCACAATTTACTTGAAGAGACTCATAGTATCACTGAACCCGACACCTGCTAAAACTGCCTATGAAAAGGGTAGAAATGACCCTTATCTTACTAGTCTATTTTATATATCAGCCAACATGCACCTCACCAGTTTGGGACAATTACCGTTTAACAAATGACAGCTCAATGTGTTCCATAAATTTAACAGGTAGCTTGGAAAGACTCAATAGTATCACTTGACCTGACACCTGCTACAAACCGCCTATTTAAAGGGTAGGAAAGACCTCCTCACTTATTAGTCTACTCTACAAACAAGATAACTTGCATGGTTGCACCACCACCAGTTTGGAAGGATTACAGCTTAAGAAACAACAGCCTATGTGTTCCACAGAATCTAACTATAGTGAGTCAACTGCTCATGATAAGTTCTAGCACAAAATTGGTGTTCAACACTCATCACAAAATTAACATAttttgacaaaaatattcaaagCATTGCAAAATTGTCTACTACAAAGAGCTTTTGAAGAACTCTTCATGGATATAGTGTTGTTCTTACCTCCCATATCTGCTGAACAGATGTTCTAGGTCGCGTGTACGAGTGCGGGAGGACAATCTGCCGACATACAAGCGTGTGTTTCCATAACGATCGTCATATCGAGGCATATCTCCTGAGCACAAGAAACCATCCATCAGTCgtttaaaaaaaagactaaTGAAAAAAGCGACAGTACGCAAACTACGCAAAATAGCATTAACGCTATAGTTTAGAGATATCGCATGGTGGGAGTACAAACAACTCTATCAGAACCCTCTAAATACTAGGCACTAAACTACAAGATTGTCACTGACCCCTTGCACAATTCGATGGCAGTGCAGAACATGACAGCAGTAATGCACATGCACATCACAGTGCAGCCGTGAATAGAACTTGAATCCCCCTTCCGCCATACCAGATACTACAAACCAAACTATGCTGCTCGGTTATCATGAGAGCAACCACACGGAGATTACCATGTGAACGATAGTCGATGCTACGATGTTGGGGGCACAGTGGTGTTACACTCTTTCACTGAAGCCTTGTAATTTAGTTTCAATCTGCAGCTACCTTTAATTTGTCGACGGGCGATAGTAATATTGTGTAAAACTCTTCAATTAcaagttaaaaaaaactgaaaTCCGCACCGGAAATCCTCCACGTTGCCCGACGAAAACAGCTTACCTCTAAGCAACTCTCGAAGCCCCTAAAAATACAACTAGATccgacaaaaaaaaatcacaaattcCCCGTCAAAAACTTAACTTGGGGACCTTTGGGGATATAAACCACCGATATTCAAATATAAAAGGAATATCTCGATTTGAGGCCTCGCAGAACATAACAAACAACCCACCCCGTCTCACCAACAGAAGAAGAAATCGGCGCTGGAGGACGACGAAGGCGCCCCGGGGGGACGGAAGCCAAGGTAGGAAGGAATACCTGGATCTGGACGGAGGCGGCGAGAGGGTTTGGGGTCGGCGAGaggggtggagagagagagagagagatctggAGCCTTGGAGAAGCCGGAGGCGGTGGAACGAGGTGGGTCCGGGCCGTGCACGCTTACGACATCTCGGTTGGCTGACAGGTGGGTCATATGAATTTTGGAGGACGATATATTTTGGCATTTTGTCACGGTTTGTTTTGATTTTGCGCAAATTTGccacgacaaaaaaaaaaagcccgAACGACCACCCCGCAACACCAATCCTAGCTCAGGTCGCCGGCTACGGAAGTAAATTTTACAGAAACTTTTTACGAAAGATTTTTATGAGGTTTTGATGtagtcatatattttttaatttaatgatTGATTTAAAAGGAGAAAGTAGTAGGAGATACGTATCATTATAGAGAATGAGGTTTTCTGTAGTATCTCATCCTATAAATTTTGTTTACACTGAGCATCCCGCAACACCAATTATTGCCCGTAGTTTTTCCAATGTCGGTATATAGCTCCTCTTACCTACTATCATCAACAGCAGTGGTAGACCTAAAACTAAAAATTTAAGtttactctctttttttcttcttcttttctctacttctctttttcctcctcctcttatttatctttttctctttttctttctctcctatATTCAAAATTGAAAGAGGGGCCAGGGCTTCTAAGTGCACCACATGGTCGTCTAACTCGATTTTTCCAAGCACAATAATATAAATAATCGTAAAAGGAAACGATAAAGATCTACTTCAAATACAAACAGGACAAAAAAAAGGCAGAAAGAAAACCAAATCCAAACAAATAAGACCATCCCTAACCGATTTATGCCATGATCCAGAATCCCTTCACAAAAGAATTTTCATTCACTTCAGCGCTTCAACGGTTTTCCTTTACAGTtctcgtcacgaagggattcccaagATCATTCTCTTTaggacgggattatctctctttttccttcacAAATCCCTTCGAAaggaagctgttagagatgagagaaaataaagagaataagaatgaggagaaaaatcaggaagggaacgaaataaagtgaatatagttggagatggtctaagaacGAGAACAAGACCATAACTCCTCTGGTTGCCATTACTCACTCGACTCGCAGGCCTGTCACAAGCATCCCGCCAGACCGCCTGCAAATTTTTGGCTTCGTGCGATGTGCTCATGCCACAATATGATGGGATAAGGTTTACAAATTCGTCGAAAACCATTTAAAATTTGCGGTTTTCACGAATTTGGTCCACACCGCATTTAGAATGTGACCTTATTACGGTCcgattcaaatttaaaattaaaaaataaaatatttgataaaattcgtcCAATTTCTATCGAATTCATACCGATATTCGCGAATTTCAGAGAATTCGCCGCCCACCGCATTTCAGTGGCCGAACGAATTCGTGAACCCTGATAAGGATTGGATAAGGTTAGAGGGGACATAATTGTCCTTTTACATCATTGTAATTTTGTTTCGAGGTAATTGTGTTTTTGCCCCTACTTTAGAGTGAAATTGTGATTTTACTCCTATTTTTTCAACTTTGTGATTTTGCTCTGCTTTTTCGAACTAAAAATTGTGTTTGCCCCTATTTTGTTAAGAGCACTTAACGGTGTGAAGGTAATTTGTAAAAGGGCATATATACCCTTGCTGATTTGCCCCTACTTTTCTTATGATTTTGTGATTTTACCCTTGTTTTGACATTAAGCATTTTGacatatttcaaaagaaatttgataGTAAAACATGATCGAATTTGCATATATTTTAAATCTAATAGAATTTTGACACAGCTTGTATATATATTCAAGTAAAAATCATATATTACAATCATCACATAGTACATCCAGATCATACGTCTTCTCTTCTCTCCAAAAAACAAGAGCAACAACATCtactcctcccctctcctctctcatccTTCATCTGCAAGAAATTATCCCCCCATGCCACTCAAATCACCGGCATACACAAAAACATACATAGACACAGAATCGTCACCCACACGCCTCTACCCATTCTCCCCTCCTCCACTTCaacaccaccagcagcagcagcttgtcGTGCGTGTTGTCCCGGCCGCGTCAGGCCAGTGCGCACGCGCAGCCCACTGTGTGCGTGTAGCCGTGCGTGCTATCACCGTACGTGTCGTCGTTGTCCTTAGACAATCATTGCGTCGTCGTGCTGCGCTCTACTCCCCACCAAGCCACCGTGGGTTGCCTCGAGTTCAGCTGGCTAGCGTCGCCACCCGTGTCACCGCGCTGTCCCGGTGAACCCCTCTTCTTCATCTGTCCTACTTTACTCTAGCGTCGTCATCCTACGCGCTACAGTCGTGCGCAGCCACAAACCTGCGCCGCCAGTCGTGTCGCGCCCTTCGCCACCCGTGCGCAGAAGCAAGCATGCGCCCCCTGCTCTCCCACCATGTCCTGCACCACCCAGCAGGCCTGCTCTGCAACCCACGTGCTCCTCCACGCTGTAGCCCGCCTGACCTCAAGCTGCCGCGCCGTCCTGTGCGTGCCACCGTGCACACATTCGCACTCCACCATGATGTCGCTCGCCCGTGCCGCCCCTTGCCTGCACCCCCTCCTGCTTGCCCTAAGCCGCGTCGCACTCCTACGTCACCCTGGCCCGTGCCGTCCCTCGACACAAAGTTAGAGTCACAAGTGACTGGGTGAGTCACGGGTGAGTGGTGAAAGGGTAAGGAGATGGCAGTTTggtctttcttttatttttcttctacattcttcttttaaaaaatcatttaatCAGGTTTCACCTAATGGAACCCTAAACTAGGGGTAAACGGCAATATTGTTGTGAAAAAAGAGAGGTAAAATCATAAAGTTGAAAACGTGGGGCAAATTCATAGTTGCACTTCCAAGTAGGGGCAAGAACACAATTGccccttttgttttttttttcattttgtaaaaaaatttggGGCATGAAATCTAGCAATTGCTAGCAGAAATTCATCCTAGTGGCAAACGGATCTCACAGACCTGGCAATTTCGCAGTTATGGAATATCACATTATGGTACAAACTAGTGCCAAATATGCAATTTTCCATATATTTTCTACGAAAACAATTACACGACCTAGTTAGACAAACTAAGCAGATTTACGTGCCTACACCATGCCTAATTTTTGTTGTACAGAGataacaaaagaagactaaaaaattagattcatcaattttgagcatctcaatatttatttatgaatttattgatatttaacacattcatttaatt
This genomic interval carries:
- the LOC133885831 gene encoding ABC transporter G family member 1-like, translating into MATSGHAAVDIDAADEATQPLAPVPYVLNFTDLSYSVKKGGGLGCLSSRPSNRLTSADAPPFESGNTKTLLDGISGEAREGELFAVMGASGSGKSTLVDALAGRIARESLRGSVTLNGEPLHGRRLRAISAYVMQDDLLYPMLTVRETLLFAAEFRLPRALSPDKKRARVDALIDQLGLSRAADTIIGDEGHRGVSGGERRRVSIGTDIIHDPILLFLDEPTSGLDSASAFMVVQVLRRIAQSGSVVIMTIHQPSARILGILDRLLLLSRGCTVYAGTPAGLKPFFAEFGAPIPDNENPAEFALDTIREFERQQDGAAALADFNTKWQQASADMDNKLMSTMPLEHAIAESVSRGKLVAGSGSGGAVNGSVPTFANPPCTEVWVLIKRSFTNTGRMPELFVMRLGTIMVTGFILATIFWRLDDTPKGVQERLGFFAMGMSTMFYVCADALPVFVQERHIYLRETAHNAYRRISYVLANAVVAFPPLVLLSLAFVATTFWAVGLAGGGASFLFFVLIVLASFWAGSGFVTFLSAVVPHVMLGYTVVVAILAYFLLFSGFFINRDRIPHYWIWFHYLSLVKYPYQAVLQNEFRDASRCFSRGVEMFDGTPVGRMPEAVKVKVLNAISATLGNNITANTCVTTGADVLAQQAVTDIGKWKCLLVTVAWGFFFRALFYIVLLVGNKNKRT
- the LOC133884720 gene encoding serine/arginine-rich splicing factor RS2Z33-like isoform X2, giving the protein MPRYDDRYGNTRLYVGRLSSRTRTRDLEHLFSRYGRIREVELKRDYAFIEFSDPRDADDAQYNLDGRDVDGSRIVVEFAKGVPRGSGGSHEYMGRGPPPGTGRCFNCGIDGHWARDCKAGDWKNKCYRCGERGHIERNCQNSPRSLRRERSYSRSPSPRRGRDRSRSYSRSRSQSYSLF
- the LOC133884720 gene encoding serine/arginine-rich splicing factor RS2Z33-like isoform X1, with protein sequence MPRYDDRYGNTRLYVGRLSSRTRTRDLEHLFSRYGRIREVELKRDYAFIEFSDPRDADDAQYNLDGRDVDGSRIVVEFAKGVPRGSGGSHEYMGRGPPPGTGRCFNCGIDGHWARDCKAGDWKNKCYRCGERGHIERNCQNSPRSLRRERSYSRSPSPRRGRDRSRSYSRSRSQSYSRSRSRSLSGSPKGGRRDRDERRSRSLSYSRSPRRSASPPAKGKERSPMPDGSRSPRSPSPRDQVSPPPKDNGERNGSDHVDSPPHGREDNRSRSQSLSEGDDNPAANGRSLSPRDKRSASPMDNGKGDDDDDRQGSPRGSESP